Proteins encoded together in one Roseibacterium elongatum DSM 19469 window:
- a CDS encoding SPOR domain-containing protein codes for MRLSRCNGALVLSLTAVLALGACSETGEFSFGSRNADADGPAAIGATRLIERDVEAPEVFQVSDQGLWDGRPSLGGVWVAHPDATDPERVIIRNEENGRFVIGALFRRERDNPGPVIQISSDAAAALEILAGDPARVQVTALRREEVEEPDPTASADPEADPLPEGEAVATLATEAFASEPLDPIAEMASGAIAASAAATPAPAPTPASLPTGSSLERPFVQIGIFSVQENANNTGQALRRAGLVPTIYDQESNGRRFWRVVVGPAPSAADRAAVLETVRELGFGDAYFVTR; via the coding sequence ATGCGACTTTCCCGGTGTAACGGTGCCCTCGTCCTGTCCCTCACCGCCGTTCTGGCGCTTGGGGCATGTTCGGAAACCGGCGAGTTCTCCTTTGGCTCGCGTAACGCCGATGCCGATGGGCCGGCGGCGATCGGGGCCACCCGGCTGATCGAGCGCGACGTCGAGGCCCCCGAGGTCTTTCAGGTCTCGGATCAGGGTCTGTGGGATGGCCGCCCGTCGCTCGGCGGGGTCTGGGTCGCACATCCCGATGCGACCGACCCGGAACGGGTCATCATCCGCAACGAGGAAAACGGCCGCTTCGTGATTGGCGCGCTTTTCCGCCGCGAACGGGACAATCCCGGCCCGGTGATCCAGATCTCGTCGGATGCCGCCGCCGCCCTTGAAATCCTCGCCGGCGATCCGGCGCGGGTGCAGGTCACCGCCTTGCGCCGCGAAGAGGTGGAGGAGCCCGACCCGACGGCCTCGGCCGATCCCGAGGCTGACCCGTTGCCAGAGGGAGAGGCCGTCGCGACGCTCGCGACCGAAGCGTTTGCGTCCGAACCGCTCGACCCGATCGCCGAGATGGCCAGTGGCGCGATCGCGGCCAGTGCGGCCGCCACCCCGGCCCCTGCCCCGACCCCCGCGTCGCTGCCCACGGGTTCGTCGCTGGAGCGGCCCTTCGTTCAGATCGGCATCTTCTCTGTGCAGGAAAACGCCAACAATACCGGTCAGGCCTTGCGCCGCGCCGGGCTTGTGCCCACCATCTACGATCAGGAGAGCAATGGCCGCCGGTTCTGGCGGGTGGTTGTCGGTCCGGCGCCCAGTGCCGCAGATCGTGCCGCCGTTCTCGAAACCGTGCGTGAACTCGGCTTCGGGGATGCCTATTTCGTCACGCGCTGA
- a CDS encoding DNA polymerase III subunit delta', which yields MSDDALPEADRTDGAPHPRAAQALFGQDAAEAEFLSALNSQRLPHGWLLTGPRGVGKATFAWRAARYLIATPPDGGPALFAAPPADSLDISPEDPVAHRLRALSEPSLMLLRRAWDHDKKRLKTQLTVDEVRGLKSFFSLSSGGGRRVVIVDSADEMNASAANALLKELEEPPRDTVLFLISHRPSGLLPTIRSRCRTLRFAPLGPEDLAAALAQAGLVAPTGPEAEALAALSGGSVGEAVRLISMDGPTLYAEIVDLLASLPQLDRARALNLAGAAAAKGAEARFDLTLSLLDTALARLARAGATGQPPAPITPGEEGMFAKLAPNPWAARAWAELAATLTARARQGKAVNLDPAALVFDMFLDLDRTAARLVAPA from the coding sequence ATGAGCGACGATGCCCTGCCAGAAGCCGACCGGACAGACGGTGCGCCCCACCCGCGCGCGGCCCAGGCCCTGTTCGGTCAGGACGCCGCCGAGGCCGAGTTTCTCTCGGCGCTCAATTCGCAGCGCCTGCCCCATGGCTGGCTGCTGACCGGCCCGCGCGGGGTGGGCAAGGCCACTTTCGCATGGCGCGCGGCGCGCTATCTGATCGCAACCCCGCCCGATGGCGGCCCTGCGCTCTTCGCCGCGCCCCCGGCCGACAGCCTCGACATCTCGCCCGAGGATCCGGTCGCCCATCGCCTGCGCGCCCTTTCCGAGCCGTCGCTGATGCTGCTGCGCCGGGCCTGGGACCATGACAAGAAACGCCTCAAGACGCAGTTGACCGTGGACGAGGTGCGCGGGCTGAAATCGTTCTTTTCGCTGTCCTCGGGCGGCGGGCGGCGTGTGGTGATCGTCGATTCCGCCGACGAGATGAACGCCTCGGCCGCGAATGCGCTGCTCAAGGAACTGGAGGAACCGCCGCGCGATACGGTCCTGTTCCTGATCTCGCACCGGCCATCCGGCCTGTTGCCGACGATCCGGTCCCGCTGCCGGACGTTGCGATTTGCCCCGCTCGGCCCCGAGGACCTGGCCGCCGCGCTGGCCCAGGCGGGGCTCGTTGCCCCCACCGGCCCCGAGGCCGAGGCGCTTGCCGCGCTCTCGGGCGGATCGGTGGGCGAGGCCGTGCGCCTGATCTCGATGGATGGGCCCACGCTCTATGCCGAGATCGTGGACCTGTTGGCCAGCCTGCCGCAACTGGACCGCGCCCGCGCGCTGAACCTCGCCGGGGCGGCGGCGGCCAAGGGGGCCGAGGCGCGCTTTGACCTGACCTTGTCTTTGCTCGATACGGCCTTGGCGCGCCTGGCGCGGGCCGGGGCCACCGGCCAGCCCCCCGCGCCCATCACGCCGGGCGAGGAGGGCATGTTCGCCAAACTCGCGCCCAATCCCTGGGCAGCGCGCGCCTGGGCCGAGCTTGCGGCAACGCTGACCGCGCGGGCACGACAAGGGAAAGCGGTCAACCTTGACCCTGCCGCGCTCGTATTCGATATGTTCCTCGACCTCGACCGCACGGCGGCCCGCCTTGTCGCCCCTGCCTGA
- a CDS encoding MBL fold metallo-hydrolase yields MGELRFTILGCGSSGGVPRLGGHWGDCDPEEPRNTRRRCSLLVERAGEDGTTAVLIDTSPDLRAQLLDAGIGRLDGVVYTHAHADHVHGLDDLRMIVFNMRQRLPVWADGATQNDLLNRFGYAFVQPAGSAYPPILDLNSITGDVVIDGPGGPVTLTPFEVTHGNIHALGFRIGDLAYLPDVSDIPEDAWPVLEGLDCWVLDALRRTPHPSHAHLDKSLEWIARAAPRRAILTNMHIDLDYRTVLNETPAHITPAHDGMMITYHI; encoded by the coding sequence ATGGGTGAGCTGCGTTTCACCATTCTGGGGTGCGGCTCGTCCGGCGGTGTGCCGCGCCTCGGCGGCCACTGGGGCGATTGCGACCCCGAGGAGCCGCGCAATACCCGCCGCCGATGTTCGCTGCTGGTGGAACGCGCGGGCGAGGATGGCACGACCGCGGTTCTGATCGACACCTCACCCGATCTGCGCGCGCAACTGCTCGATGCCGGGATCGGGCGGCTGGACGGCGTGGTCTACACCCACGCCCATGCCGACCATGTTCACGGCCTCGACGATCTGCGGATGATCGTGTTCAACATGCGCCAGCGCCTGCCGGTCTGGGCCGATGGCGCCACGCAGAACGATCTGCTGAACCGGTTCGGCTATGCCTTCGTGCAACCCGCGGGCAGCGCCTATCCCCCGATCCTCGACCTCAACAGCATCACCGGCGACGTGGTGATCGACGGCCCCGGCGGGCCGGTCACCCTGACGCCCTTCGAGGTCACGCATGGCAACATCCATGCGCTCGGCTTCCGTATCGGCGATCTGGCCTATCTGCCCGATGTCTCGGATATTCCCGAGGACGCATGGCCCGTGCTTGAAGGGCTCGATTGCTGGGTGCTGGATGCCCTGCGCCGCACGCCCCACCCCAGCCACGCGCATCTGGACAAATCCCTGGAGTGGATCGCGCGGGCCGCACCGCGCCGCGCGATCCTGACCAACATGCATATCGATCTCGACTATCGCACCGTCCTGAACGAGACGCCCGCGCATATCACCCCGGCCCATGACGGGATGATGATCACCTATCACATCTGA
- a CDS encoding ABC transporter permease, with protein sequence MDHKLPPYASTGHKIWFYSFRVLCGLIFFFLIAPILIIIPLSFNAQDFFTFTPEMLRLDPAGYSLKHYQDFFGSDGYPWRGLGIGAVLGLAFAAGMWMLKGERYILLPLLVGALFGLIVGKLWGLDGAEWMTPLRNSLVIAPVATLISVSLGTLAAIGLSQSHVPFKGAIMAVLISPMIVPLIISAAGMYFFYSRVGLQGTYWGVVLAHAALGIPFVIITVTATLVGFDRSLTRAASNLGANPVTTFFRIQMPLILPGVISGGLFAFITSFDEVVVVLFVGSAGQQTLPWQMFTGLREQISPTILAAATILVAISILLLTAVEILRRRSERLRGMSPG encoded by the coding sequence ATGGACCATAAACTGCCGCCCTATGCCTCGACCGGCCACAAGATCTGGTTCTACAGCTTCCGCGTGCTGTGCGGCCTGATCTTCTTTTTCCTGATTGCGCCGATCCTGATCATCATCCCGCTCAGCTTCAACGCGCAGGATTTCTTCACCTTCACGCCGGAAATGCTGCGGCTGGATCCCGCCGGATACTCGCTGAAGCACTATCAGGATTTTTTCGGTTCCGATGGCTACCCTTGGCGCGGCCTTGGCATCGGCGCCGTGCTTGGCCTGGCCTTCGCGGCGGGCATGTGGATGCTGAAGGGCGAACGCTACATCCTGCTGCCGCTGCTTGTGGGGGCCCTGTTCGGCTTGATCGTGGGCAAGCTGTGGGGCCTGGACGGGGCCGAGTGGATGACGCCGCTGCGCAATTCGCTCGTCATCGCGCCGGTTGCAACGCTGATCTCGGTCTCTCTGGGCACGCTGGCCGCCATCGGCCTCAGCCAGAGCCACGTGCCTTTCAAGGGGGCGATCATGGCGGTGCTGATTTCGCCCATGATCGTGCCGCTGATCATCTCGGCCGCGGGGATGTATTTCTTCTATTCCCGTGTGGGGCTGCAGGGGACCTATTGGGGCGTCGTTCTGGCCCATGCCGCTTTGGGCATTCCCTTTGTCATCATCACCGTCACGGCGACCCTGGTGGGCTTTGACCGGTCGCTGACGCGGGCGGCGTCGAACCTCGGGGCGAACCCGGTCACGACCTTCTTCAGGATCCAGATGCCCCTTATCCTGCCGGGTGTGATCTCGGGCGGTCTGTTCGCCTTCATCACCTCGTTCGACGAAGTGGTGGTGGTGTTGTTCGTCGGCTCGGCGGGGCAGCAGACGCTGCCATGGCAGATGTTCACCGGCCTGCGCGAACAGATCAGCCCGACCATCCTGGCCGCCGCTACGATCCTGGTGGCGATCTCGATCCTGCTGTTGACGGCGGTCGAGATCCTGCGCCGCCGGTCCGAGCGGTTGCGGGGAATGTCGCCCGGCTGA
- a CDS encoding AEC family transporter — protein sequence MADLLSVVLPVFLVVGAGYLAVWRGLFPDSAVSGLMVFATKFAIPCLLFSAIATLDLGQEFDLSLLFSFYTGAASVFALGLLGARIVFRRPMVDSVAIGFVAMFSNNVLLALPIMERAYGADALAPNFAIIAVHAPFCYLLGIITMEIVRAGSARPLHLIRVVSAAAFSNAIMIGIMLGFAVNLTGLPIPGVVDEALSLMVRAALPAALFGLGGVLCRYKPEGDAYVIAMICTLALIVHPVIAYTLGLRVADLSQGQLRSAVIAAAMAPGVNAYLFADMYGVARRVAASSVLIGTALTVVSASVWLVILP from the coding sequence ATGGCCGACCTGCTGAGTGTCGTGCTGCCCGTCTTTCTGGTCGTGGGCGCGGGCTATCTGGCCGTCTGGCGCGGCCTGTTCCCCGATAGCGCGGTCAGCGGCCTGATGGTCTTTGCCACCAAGTTCGCCATCCCCTGCCTGCTGTTCAGTGCGATCGCGACGCTGGATCTGGGGCAAGAGTTCGACCTGTCACTTCTGTTCAGTTTCTACACCGGGGCCGCCAGCGTCTTCGCGCTCGGGCTGCTCGGCGCACGGATCGTCTTTCGCCGTCCCATGGTGGACAGCGTCGCCATCGGCTTTGTCGCAATGTTTTCCAACAACGTGCTGCTGGCCCTGCCCATCATGGAGCGCGCCTATGGTGCCGATGCCCTGGCCCCGAATTTCGCCATCATCGCCGTGCATGCGCCGTTTTGCTACCTGCTGGGCATCATCACCATGGAGATCGTGCGCGCCGGCAGCGCCCGACCGCTACACCTGATACGGGTGGTCTCGGCTGCGGCCTTTTCGAACGCCATCATGATCGGGATCATGCTGGGCTTTGCCGTCAACCTGACGGGCCTGCCCATTCCGGGCGTGGTGGACGAGGCGTTGAGCCTGATGGTACGCGCGGCCCTGCCCGCGGCGCTGTTCGGCCTTGGTGGCGTGCTTTGCCGCTACAAGCCCGAAGGCGACGCCTATGTGATCGCGATGATCTGCACCTTGGCGCTGATCGTGCACCCCGTCATCGCCTACACGCTTGGCCTGCGGGTCGCAGATCTCAGTCAGGGGCAACTGCGCTCGGCGGTCATCGCCGCGGCCATGGCACCGGGGGTCAACGCCTATCTGTTCGCGGACATGTATGGCGTCGCGCGGCGTGTCGCGGCCTCGTCAGTGCTGATCGGCACCGCCCTGACGGTCGTCAGTGCCTCGGTTTGGCTTGTGATCCTGCCCTGA
- a CDS encoding Hint domain-containing protein — MAYSIFILPEGLLTVTGTTGGNGLDGVTQGDGSHLVGATITLGSNAWQEIELNDNDPAFADNDTGQRLANSETVQVTSTTTQTFGAGTIVEAEYGITVSDPDGNTYQLVAVNFRTGSPSYATIEGLAFLGPQGGFPPIGVPLTVVGAQEGPSYTATSYATPICFASGTAIATPEGEVAVETLHEGQMVLTADGPPCPIRWIGRSRFPALGRFAPVEFAPGTVGNARRLRLSRQHRLLVRGWQAEMLFGAPAVWVPAGHFVDQHRVRIIAGGEVVYHHLLLDGHHAVLAEGVEAESLHPGDIAAGWLSPETEADLLARFPEFRPFAARETSYPVVTAVEARALLAA, encoded by the coding sequence TTGGCCTATTCCATTTTCATCCTTCCCGAAGGTCTGCTGACCGTGACCGGTACCACGGGTGGTAACGGTCTTGATGGCGTGACGCAGGGCGATGGCAGCCATCTGGTCGGGGCCACGATCACGTTGGGGTCGAATGCGTGGCAGGAGATCGAGCTGAACGACAACGATCCCGCCTTCGCCGATAACGACACCGGGCAGCGACTGGCCAATTCCGAAACGGTTCAGGTGACGTCGACGACTACGCAAACCTTCGGGGCTGGGACCATCGTCGAGGCCGAATACGGCATCACCGTCAGCGATCCCGACGGTAACACCTATCAACTGGTGGCCGTCAATTTCCGCACCGGCTCGCCCAGCTATGCCACGATCGAGGGGCTGGCGTTTCTGGGGCCGCAAGGCGGCTTTCCCCCGATCGGGGTGCCCCTGACCGTCGTCGGCGCGCAGGAGGGGCCCTCCTACACGGCGACCAGCTACGCCACCCCGATCTGCTTTGCCTCGGGCACGGCCATTGCCACGCCCGAGGGTGAGGTCGCGGTCGAGACCCTGCATGAGGGTCAGATGGTCCTGACTGCCGACGGCCCGCCCTGTCCGATCCGCTGGATCGGGCGCAGCCGGTTTCCGGCGCTCGGGCGGTTCGCGCCGGTCGAATTCGCACCGGGCACCGTGGGCAACGCCCGCCGGCTGCGCCTGTCGCGCCAGCATCGGCTGCTGGTGCGCGGTTGGCAGGCCGAAATGCTGTTCGGCGCGCCGGCGGTCTGGGTGCCGGCCGGGCATTTCGTCGATCAGCACCGGGTCCGCATCATCGCCGGGGGCGAGGTGGTCTATCACCATTTGCTGCTCGACGGGCACCACGCGGTACTGGCCGAAGGGGTCGAGGCCGAAAGCCTGCATCCCGGCGATATCGCGGCGGGCTGGTTGTCGCCCGAAACCGAGGCCGATCTGCTGGCCCGCTTCCCCGAGTTCCGCCCCTTCGCCGCGCGCGAGACCTCATATCCCGTCGTCACGGCCGTTGAGGCGCGCGCCCTGTTGGCCGCGTGA
- a CDS encoding D-alanyl-D-alanine carboxypeptidase family protein, with the protein MTVSPFRAAAGVVAALLLLGAGPGPATAQAFETEASAAYVVDHGTGQVLLARNADEPLPPASMSKLMTLLMTFEALQDGRLTLDTRLPVSQHAMDYGGSTMFLNTTDRPTVEDLIRGVIIVSGNDASAVLAEALSPDGTEDGFADLMTQRARQLGMMQSVFLNSNGWPADGHVMSMRDLGILAERIITEYPQYYTYFAETEFDYENRAPLNRFNRNPILGMGIGADGLKTGHTQEAGYGLVGSAQQGDRRVTFVISGLPSSEARARESERIVNWAFRQFVMRDVIDEGTEIARAPVFLGAADSVGLAPSQSVEMLVPALLDPEITAEVTYTTPLQAPVQAGDVVGELVIHQGVRDIETRVPVVATESVAAGGLMTRLRTAARSVMTQVLGPTPDAAGS; encoded by the coding sequence ATGACTGTTTCACCTTTTCGCGCCGCGGCCGGTGTCGTTGCGGCCCTCTTGCTGCTCGGCGCCGGCCCTGGCCCCGCGACGGCGCAAGCCTTCGAGACCGAGGCCAGCGCGGCCTATGTCGTCGATCATGGCACGGGCCAGGTCCTGCTTGCGCGCAACGCCGACGAGCCGCTGCCCCCGGCGTCGATGTCGAAACTCATGACGCTGTTGATGACGTTCGAGGCGTTGCAGGACGGTCGCCTGACCCTCGACACCCGACTGCCCGTCAGCCAGCACGCCATGGATTACGGCGGCTCGACCATGTTTCTCAATACCACCGACCGCCCCACGGTCGAGGACCTGATCCGCGGCGTGATCATCGTGTCGGGCAATGACGCCTCGGCCGTCTTGGCCGAAGCACTCAGCCCCGATGGCACCGAAGACGGGTTTGCCGACCTCATGACGCAGCGTGCCCGACAGTTGGGCATGATGCAGTCGGTCTTTCTCAATTCGAACGGCTGGCCCGCCGACGGGCACGTGATGTCGATGCGCGATCTGGGCATTCTGGCCGAGCGGATCATCACGGAATACCCGCAGTACTACACCTATTTCGCGGAAACCGAGTTCGATTACGAAAATCGCGCGCCCTTGAATCGGTTCAACCGCAACCCGATCCTGGGAATGGGGATCGGGGCCGACGGGCTCAAGACCGGCCACACGCAAGAGGCCGGCTACGGCCTTGTCGGCTCGGCCCAGCAGGGGGACCGGCGCGTCACGTTCGTGATTTCGGGCTTGCCCTCGTCCGAGGCCCGGGCGCGGGAATCCGAGCGTATCGTCAACTGGGCCTTCCGCCAGTTCGTCATGCGCGACGTGATCGACGAAGGCACCGAGATTGCGCGCGCGCCGGTCTTTCTCGGGGCGGCCGACAGCGTGGGGCTGGCCCCGTCGCAAAGCGTCGAAATGCTGGTGCCCGCCCTGCTCGACCCCGAGATCACGGCCGAGGTGACCTATACCACACCGCTACAGGCCCCGGTTCAGGCGGGCGACGTGGTGGGCGAGTTGGTGATCCACCAAGGCGTGCGCGATATCGAAACCCGGGTTCCTGTCGTGGCCACGGAAAGCGTGGCGGCGGGCGGCCTGATGACACGGCTGCGCACCGCCGCACGCTCGGTCATGACACAGGTGCTGGGCCCGACGCCGGACGCCGCGGGAAGCTGA
- a CDS encoding recombinase family protein has translation MSKTTIRCAIYTRKSSDEGLDQDFNSLDAQHEACAAYIASQRHEGWKLLPDRYDDGGISGGTLERPGLQRLMADIDAGRIDMVVVYKIDRLTRSLADFAKLVDRLEAATCSFVSVTQAFNTSSSMGRLTLNVLLSFAQFEREVTAERIRDKIAASKKKGLWMGGLPPLGYDPHPDPTRRELVVNHAEAETVRKVFALYEANGCLNATARAAEKLGLRSKRHVFSSGRIQGGLPFSRGQIHKLLTNPVYRGLIRHKDKSWPGLHDAIIDQDRWDRVQAMLQDASARRRGEPDILADDAGERRAAPRQSKRRDRRSSHPLAHPASWTPLALLRLQPACLRRTGSGRLASSGVRA, from the coding sequence ATGAGCAAGACCACGATCCGCTGCGCCATCTACACCCGCAAATCCTCCGACGAAGGCCTCGACCAGGACTTCAATTCGCTCGACGCCCAGCACGAGGCCTGCGCCGCCTACATCGCGAGCCAGCGACACGAGGGCTGGAAGTTGCTGCCGGACCGATACGACGACGGTGGGATCTCCGGCGGAACCCTGGAGAGGCCCGGTCTGCAACGGCTCATGGCCGACATCGACGCGGGGCGCATTGACATGGTCGTCGTCTACAAGATCGATCGCCTGACGCGCTCGCTGGCTGATTTCGCGAAGCTGGTGGATCGCCTCGAGGCCGCGACCTGTTCCTTTGTCTCCGTCACGCAGGCCTTCAACACGTCCTCGTCCATGGGGCGCCTTACCCTGAACGTGCTGCTCTCCTTCGCGCAGTTCGAGCGCGAGGTCACAGCCGAACGGATCCGCGACAAGATTGCTGCCTCGAAGAAGAAGGGGCTCTGGATGGGCGGCCTGCCGCCGTTGGGCTATGACCCTCATCCAGATCCCACCCGTCGGGAACTCGTGGTGAACCACGCCGAGGCCGAGACGGTTCGCAAGGTGTTCGCGCTTTACGAAGCCAATGGATGCCTGAACGCGACGGCTCGCGCAGCGGAGAAGCTGGGTTTGCGATCGAAGCGCCATGTCTTCTCGTCAGGTCGTATACAAGGCGGCCTGCCCTTCAGCCGTGGACAGATTCACAAGCTACTGACCAACCCGGTCTATCGCGGCTTGATCCGTCACAAGGACAAGAGCTGGCCGGGGCTGCACGACGCCATCATCGATCAGGACCGCTGGGACCGGGTACAGGCGATGCTGCAGGATGCCAGTGCAAGGCGGCGGGGCGAGCCGGACATCCTCGCAGATGACGCAGGCGAACGTCGCGCCGCTCCTCGGCAAAGTAAAAGACGAGACCGGAGATCGTCTCACCCCCTCGCACACCCAGCGTCATGGACGCCGCTTGCGCTACTACGTCTCCAACCGGCTTGTCTCCGGCGGACGGGATCCGGACGCCTGGCGTCTTCCGGCGTCCGCGCTTGA
- the tmk gene encoding dTMP kinase has protein sequence MDNVAPALFISLEGIDGSGKSTQARRLADHLRAIGRNPVLTREPGGAPGAEEIRRLLVEGDPDRWSPETEILLFTAARRDHLERTIRPALAGGRDVVTDRFADSTRVYQGATRGDLRGLVDAIHADAIGVEPDLTLILDMDPEVALSRGLARKSGEDRFEEFGLPFQQKLRAGFRALAQEFPDRCVLIDAQADEDTVTAAIAAAIPAAADRA, from the coding sequence ATGGACAATGTCGCACCGGCCCTGTTCATCAGCCTCGAAGGCATCGACGGCTCGGGCAAATCCACGCAAGCCCGTCGATTGGCCGACCATCTGCGCGCCATCGGGCGCAACCCCGTTCTGACGCGCGAGCCCGGCGGCGCCCCCGGGGCCGAGGAAATCCGGCGCCTGCTGGTCGAAGGGGACCCCGATCGCTGGTCGCCCGAAACCGAGATCCTGCTGTTCACCGCTGCGCGCCGCGATCATCTCGAGCGCACGATCCGCCCCGCTCTGGCCGGGGGGCGCGATGTCGTCACCGACCGGTTCGCCGACTCGACCCGTGTCTATCAGGGGGCCACGCGCGGCGATCTGCGCGGGCTGGTCGATGCCATCCACGCCGATGCCATCGGCGTCGAGCCGGACCTGACCCTGATCCTCGACATGGACCCCGAGGTTGCGTTGTCGCGTGGGCTGGCCCGCAAGTCGGGCGAGGACCGCTTTGAAGAGTTCGGGCTGCCCTTCCAGCAAAAGCTGCGGGCCGGGTTCCGCGCATTGGCACAGGAGTTTCCCGACCGCTGCGTGTTGATCGATGCACAGGCCGACGAGGACACGGTCACCGCCGCCATCGCCGCCGCCATTCCCGCCGCCGCCGACCGCGCGTAG
- a CDS encoding ABC transporter permease gives MTDATAGDMGRAAAEARRADAAETGPVLAADGSPLKVSLNRALRAQKMRALMLIAPLLLFILVTFVAPIFDMLFRSVENQIVSETLPRTVVALEDWDAEDIPDEDVFAALSYDFMEAAERRIHTRLGSRLNYETTGLSSMFRRSGRGVDDVGEGYADQFIDLDAAWEDPVAWAAMMASPDWTAAQAEWAATLAADGEDAAGPEPLFQLAADIRQALPETADAYRSFARTVQTEDADSPLEEEPWNTVYLALYRDLTGATATNLSAYDGPGAAMLRTAADAAQGFETVDLRAVWEDMDDGWIELPVWETIEAFSDPYTAGYFLSAVDLQLTPDGVAAQPEEQRIYILLFQRTLFMSLVITLSCILLGYPIAYLLSNLPMRTSNLLLILVLLPFWTSLLVRTSAWKVLLQNEGVINDTLVWLGFVADDARLALINNQTGTIIAMTHILLPFMILPLYSVMKTIPPSYMRAAKSLGATQWTAFWRVYFPQSVPGIGAGSILVFILSIGYYITPELVGGRTGTFISNRIAFHISESLNWGLAAALGSILLAVVLVCYWLYDKFVGIDNVKLG, from the coding sequence ATGACCGATGCCACAGCAGGCGATATGGGACGTGCGGCCGCCGAGGCGCGCCGCGCCGACGCCGCGGAAACAGGTCCGGTTCTGGCCGCCGATGGCAGCCCGCTGAAGGTCAGCCTGAACCGGGCCCTGCGCGCGCAGAAGATGCGTGCGCTGATGCTGATCGCGCCGCTTTTGTTGTTCATCCTCGTGACCTTTGTCGCGCCGATCTTCGACATGCTGTTCCGGTCGGTCGAGAACCAGATCGTGTCCGAGACCTTGCCGCGCACGGTTGTGGCGCTCGAGGATTGGGACGCCGAGGACATTCCCGACGAGGATGTCTTTGCGGCCTTGAGCTACGATTTCATGGAGGCCGCCGAACGCCGGATTCACACGCGCCTTGGCAGTCGACTGAATTACGAGACAACCGGTCTCAGTTCGATGTTCCGGCGGTCGGGGCGCGGGGTCGACGATGTCGGCGAAGGCTACGCCGACCAGTTCATCGACCTCGACGCCGCGTGGGAAGACCCCGTCGCCTGGGCCGCGATGATGGCATCGCCCGACTGGACGGCCGCGCAGGCGGAATGGGCCGCGACGCTTGCGGCCGACGGAGAGGACGCCGCGGGACCCGAGCCGTTGTTCCAACTGGCCGCTGACATCCGGCAGGCGCTGCCCGAGACGGCGGATGCCTATCGCAGCTTTGCCCGCACGGTTCAGACCGAGGACGCGGACTCGCCCCTGGAAGAAGAGCCTTGGAATACCGTCTACCTGGCGCTGTACCGTGACCTGACCGGTGCGACCGCCACCAACCTGTCGGCATATGACGGGCCGGGCGCAGCCATGCTGCGAACCGCAGCCGACGCGGCGCAAGGGTTCGAAACGGTCGATCTGCGCGCGGTCTGGGAAGACATGGATGACGGCTGGATCGAGTTGCCCGTCTGGGAAACCATCGAGGCGTTTTCCGATCCCTACACGGCGGGCTACTTCCTGTCGGCGGTCGACCTGCAGCTGACCCCCGACGGCGTTGCCGCGCAACCGGAAGAGCAGCGCATCTACATCCTGCTGTTCCAGCGCACCCTGTTCATGTCGCTGGTCATCACGCTGAGCTGTATCCTGCTGGGCTATCCGATCGCCTATCTGCTGTCGAACCTGCCGATGCGCACGTCGAACCTGCTCCTGATCCTTGTGCTGCTGCCGTTCTGGACCTCGCTGCTGGTGCGGACCTCGGCCTGGAAGGTGCTGCTGCAGAACGAGGGCGTGATCAATGACACGCTGGTCTGGCTTGGCTTCGTCGCCGATGATGCGCGGCTTGCGCTGATCAACAACCAGACGGGCACGATCATCGCCATGACGCATATCCTGCTGCCCTTCATGATCCTGCCGCTCTATTCGGTGATGAAGACGATCCCGCCCTCCTACATGCGAGCGGCGAAATCCCTGGGCGCGACGCAATGGACGGCCTTCTGGCGGGTCTATTTCCCGCAATCGGTGCCGGGCATCGGGGCGGGTTCGATCCTCGTGTTCATCCTGTCGATCGGCTATTACATCACGCCCGAACTCGTGGGCGGCCGGACCGGCACCTTCATTTCGAACCGGATCGCCTTTCACATTTCGGAAAGCCTGAACTGGGGCCTTGCGGCCGCGCTGGGGTCGATCCTGCTGGCGGTGGTGCTGGTGTGTTACTGGCTCTACGACAAGTTCGTCGGCATCGACAACGTGAAGCTGGGCTGA